From Gemmatimonas sp. UBA7669, a single genomic window includes:
- a CDS encoding HupE/UreJ family protein yields the protein MAHLVPALLLVVLTAGPAFAHGVSAGDKGYIQETFGVRIVPFLYLGAKHMVTGYDHLLFLCGVIFYLYRLKDIATYVTLFAVGHSSTLILGVLMKVSVSPYLIDAIIGFSVVYKALDNVGAFPRWFGVQPNARAATFVFGLFHGFGLATKLLDFDMDPKGLLANLLAFNVGVETGQLLALTGVLIAMSYWRRSPSFERGGFAANMVLLSAGLLLVGYQLTGYFTTRT from the coding sequence ATCGCGCACCTTGTTCCGGCTCTGCTGCTGGTGGTCCTGACGGCTGGACCAGCCTTCGCCCACGGCGTGTCGGCCGGTGATAAGGGATATATCCAGGAAACGTTCGGTGTGCGGATCGTCCCGTTCCTGTATCTCGGCGCCAAGCACATGGTCACCGGCTACGACCATCTGCTGTTTCTGTGCGGCGTCATCTTCTACCTGTATCGGCTCAAGGATATCGCGACGTATGTGACGCTCTTCGCCGTCGGCCATTCCAGCACGCTCATTCTCGGCGTGCTGATGAAGGTGAGTGTCAGCCCATACCTGATCGATGCCATCATCGGGTTCTCGGTCGTGTATAAGGCGCTCGACAATGTGGGCGCGTTTCCGCGGTGGTTCGGCGTGCAGCCGAACGCTCGCGCCGCGACGTTCGTGTTCGGACTGTTCCACGGATTCGGATTGGCCACCAAGTTGCTCGACTTCGACATGGACCCCAAAGGGTTGCTGGCGAATCTGCTCGCGTTCAATGTGGGCGTCGAGACGGGACAGTTGCTCGCGCTGACGGGCGTGCTGATCGCCATGAGCTACTGGCGTCGCTCGCCTTCCTTTGAGCGAGGCGGATTCGCCGCCAACATGGTGTTGTTGTCCGCAGGACTCCTGCTCGTGGGCTACCAGCTCACGGGTTATTTCACCACTCGCACCTGA
- a CDS encoding di-heme oxidoredictase family protein, which translates to MRLSLGWSKAFVVVVFATTVTSCGEPLLPPLPAGDEALEGPIDGLSPQQRAAFVRGDLEFARRFALADGLGPLFIAQSCEACHVGDGKGHPLFDITRFGRTVDGAFDPMLAHGGPQLQNRAILNYLAEVLPAGVTAVARFNPPAVSGLGLLESVDDATILAIADPNDANGDGISGRVSFVDSSDFIADIVSVETLVRTGPATRHLALNGQYIGRFGKKARTINLLHQTAFAYSEDMGLTTDFVPKDVFNRQVGAFAGDNVADPEVTSGVLNSVVFYLRTLRPPPRRRADNPDVVAGGQLFAGVGCVGCHVATLRTGQSDIAALSRVEFHPYTDLLLHDMGPELDDGYTEGDALPAEWRTAPLWGIGLAERAQGGTSFLLHDGRAKTLREAIRFHGGEGSRSRAAFDRLSPADQERLLAYLRSL; encoded by the coding sequence GTGCGCCTCTCTCTCGGCTGGTCGAAGGCCTTCGTCGTCGTTGTGTTCGCCACCACCGTGACCAGCTGCGGCGAACCACTGCTTCCTCCGCTTCCAGCGGGCGATGAGGCGCTTGAAGGCCCCATCGATGGCTTGTCGCCCCAGCAACGCGCTGCGTTTGTCCGTGGTGATCTCGAGTTCGCGCGGCGGTTTGCCCTGGCGGACGGGCTTGGCCCGCTGTTCATCGCGCAGTCGTGCGAGGCCTGCCACGTCGGCGACGGCAAAGGACATCCTCTGTTCGACATCACCCGTTTCGGCCGCACCGTAGATGGCGCATTCGATCCCATGCTCGCGCATGGTGGGCCGCAGCTTCAGAACCGCGCCATACTGAATTACCTGGCCGAGGTGCTACCGGCGGGCGTGACGGCCGTGGCCAGATTCAACCCGCCTGCCGTCAGTGGTCTTGGGCTCCTCGAGTCCGTCGACGATGCCACGATTCTCGCCATCGCCGATCCGAACGACGCGAACGGCGATGGTATTTCCGGACGCGTCAGCTTTGTCGATTCATCGGATTTCATTGCCGACATCGTGTCGGTGGAAACGCTGGTGCGCACAGGTCCTGCGACACGTCATCTCGCCCTGAACGGCCAGTATATCGGCCGGTTTGGCAAGAAGGCACGCACGATCAATCTGCTGCATCAAACGGCATTCGCGTACTCGGAGGACATGGGGCTCACGACTGACTTCGTTCCCAAGGACGTGTTTAATCGGCAGGTCGGCGCGTTCGCCGGCGACAACGTGGCTGATCCCGAAGTAACGTCAGGCGTGCTGAATAGCGTCGTCTTCTATTTGCGCACGCTGCGGCCGCCGCCGCGTCGGCGCGCCGACAATCCCGACGTTGTGGCGGGAGGGCAACTGTTCGCTGGAGTCGGATGCGTCGGCTGCCACGTGGCCACACTCCGAACGGGCCAATCCGATATCGCCGCGTTGAGCCGGGTTGAGTTTCACCCGTACACCGACTTGCTCCTCCACGACATGGGGCCCGAGCTGGACGATGGCTACACGGAGGGCGACGCCCTGCCGGCGGAATGGCGGACCGCACCGCTCTGGGGCATCGGACTCGCTGAGCGCGCGCAGGGCGGCACCTCTTTTCTGCTGCATGACGGCCGAGCGAAAACCCTTCGTGAAGCAATCCGGTTTCATGGCGGCGAGGGGTCAAGAAGTCGAGCGGCGTTCGACCGATTGTCTCCCGCTGATCAGGAACGTCTACTCGCGTACCTGAGGTCACTATGA
- a CDS encoding ubiquinol-cytochrome c reductase iron-sulfur subunit yields the protein MSDNARNNLNRRQFLHQVEQLSDGVIAVALCGALPVMLSACGAARAARTRYVPTTRVGDRLTVPRSELSGGSGVLVEIPGTELPLYLRSDAVTGGSEHFSAVSTRCMHRGCQVEPTADRLSCPCHGSEYTFAGAVLQGPTEQPLVRYQVSVDAVNIYIQLPPAEENRCA from the coding sequence ATGAGCGACAATGCACGCAACAACCTGAACCGGCGACAGTTTCTCCATCAGGTGGAGCAGCTGTCTGATGGCGTCATTGCCGTCGCGCTGTGCGGCGCCCTCCCGGTCATGCTCAGCGCGTGTGGCGCGGCGCGCGCGGCCCGCACGCGCTACGTGCCGACCACACGCGTTGGAGATCGTCTCACGGTACCGCGGTCGGAGCTGTCTGGCGGTAGCGGCGTACTCGTTGAGATTCCCGGAACGGAACTGCCTCTGTATTTGCGAAGTGATGCGGTGACCGGCGGCTCGGAACACTTCTCGGCCGTCTCGACTCGCTGCATGCATCGGGGATGTCAGGTCGAGCCGACCGCCGACCGGTTGTCCTGCCCCTGCCACGGCAGCGAATACACGTTCGCGGGTGCCGTGCTGCAGGGCCCCACCGAGCAGCCGCTCGTGAGATATCAGGTCAGCGTGGATGCCGTGAACATCTACATCCAGCTTCCGCCCGCTGAGGAGAACCGATGCGCGTGA